A window of the Streptomyces griseochromogenes genome harbors these coding sequences:
- a CDS encoding amino acid ABC transporter ATP-binding protein, which produces MAVDPLIELRDVNKYYGDLHVLRDIDLTVGKGEVVVVIGPSGSGKSTLCRTINRLETVQSGTIRLDGQPLPEEGKDLARLRAEVGMVFQSFNLFAHKTVLQNVSLAQIKVRRRKREDADRRSRELLDRVGLLNQADKYPARLSGGQQQRVAIARALAMEPKALLFDEPTSALDPEMINEVLEVMRQLAREGMTMVVVTHEMGFARSAANRVVFMADGRIVEDRSPEEFFTNPRSERAKDFLSKILKH; this is translated from the coding sequence ATGGCCGTCGATCCGTTGATCGAGCTGCGTGACGTCAACAAGTACTACGGGGACCTGCATGTCCTGCGGGACATCGACCTCACCGTCGGCAAGGGGGAGGTGGTCGTGGTCATCGGCCCGTCAGGGTCGGGAAAGTCGACGCTGTGCAGGACGATCAACCGGCTGGAGACCGTCCAGTCCGGGACGATCAGGCTCGACGGGCAGCCGCTGCCCGAGGAGGGCAAGGACCTCGCCCGGCTCCGCGCCGAGGTCGGCATGGTCTTCCAGTCCTTCAATCTCTTCGCCCACAAGACGGTCCTGCAGAACGTCTCCCTCGCCCAGATCAAGGTGCGAAGACGCAAGAGAGAAGACGCCGACCGCCGCTCCCGGGAACTCCTCGACCGCGTCGGCCTGCTGAACCAGGCCGACAAGTACCCGGCCCGGCTCTCCGGCGGCCAGCAGCAGCGCGTGGCCATCGCCCGCGCCCTGGCCATGGAACCCAAGGCCCTGCTGTTCGACGAGCCCACCTCGGCCCTCGACCCCGAGATGATCAACGAGGTGCTGGAGGTCATGCGGCAGCTGGCCCGCGAGGGCATGACCATGGTCGTCGTCACCCATGAGATGGGCTTCGCCCGCTCCGCCGCCAACCGGGTCGTGTTCATGGCCGACGGCCGCATCGTCGAGGACCGCAGCCCGGAGGAGTTCTTCACCAACCCGCGCAGCGAGCGCGCCAAGGACTTCCTCTCCAAGATCCTCAAGCACTGA
- a CDS encoding glutamate ABC transporter substrate-binding protein produces the protein MSRTTRVRLALFCLLTLLAVACGKEGSPPSKGPATDRLPHYQVAQGYHLPASRTWSRAKKRGYFVVGAKEDQPYLGEKNPATGTYSGFDIEIAKMMSASLGLPPQTIRFRTIASANRETALQNGQIDYYVGTYTINDNRKKLVGFAGPYYMAGQSLLVRKNENDIHGPQDLDGKRVCSAAGSTPYQRIKADYPKAIPVAYDTYSVCVDNLLTYQVDAVTTDDAILIGYAAKAPGELKVVGKPFSEEPYGIGVPRGDTALRFALDDALEARERNGDWKRAYEATLGLSGVPAPHPPAIDRYPAS, from the coding sequence ATGTCCCGTACCACCCGTGTGCGCCTCGCCCTGTTCTGCCTCCTCACGCTGCTCGCCGTCGCCTGCGGCAAGGAGGGCAGCCCGCCGAGCAAGGGTCCGGCGACCGACAGACTCCCGCACTACCAGGTGGCCCAGGGCTATCACCTGCCCGCGTCCCGCACCTGGTCGCGCGCGAAGAAGCGTGGCTACTTCGTCGTCGGCGCCAAGGAGGACCAGCCCTACCTGGGCGAGAAGAACCCGGCGACCGGCACCTACTCCGGCTTCGACATCGAGATCGCCAAGATGATGTCCGCCTCCCTCGGCCTCCCGCCGCAGACCATCCGCTTCAGGACGATCGCCTCCGCCAACCGCGAGACCGCCCTGCAGAACGGCCAGATCGACTACTACGTCGGCACCTACACCATCAACGACAACCGCAAGAAGCTCGTCGGCTTCGCCGGTCCCTACTACATGGCCGGCCAGTCCCTGCTCGTCCGCAAGAACGAGAACGACATCCACGGCCCCCAGGACCTCGACGGCAAACGCGTCTGCTCGGCGGCGGGTTCGACGCCGTACCAACGCATCAAGGCCGACTACCCGAAGGCGATCCCGGTCGCCTACGACACCTACTCCGTCTGCGTCGACAACCTGCTCACCTACCAGGTGGACGCGGTCACCACCGACGACGCCATCCTCATCGGCTACGCGGCCAAGGCCCCCGGCGAACTCAAGGTCGTCGGCAAACCCTTCTCCGAGGAGCCGTACGGCATCGGCGTCCCGCGCGGGGACACCGCCCTGCGCTTCGCCCTCGACGACGCCCTGGAGGCACGGGAGAGGAACGGCGACTGGAAGAGGGCCTACGAGGCGACGCTCGGCCTGTCCGGCGTGCCCGCACCCCACCCGCCCGCGATCGACCGCTACCCGGCGAGCTGA
- a CDS encoding amino acid ABC transporter permease yields the protein MNVLTDNFPTYWEGFLGTVQLTVYSSLLALVLGFVIASFRVAPVAALRFFGTAWVTVLRNTPLTLLFFAVLLGLPRFGLVLPFEVFAVLALGCYTSAFICEALRSGINTVPTGQGEAARSLGMNFRQTLSLVVLPQAFRSVIPPVGSTLIALAKNSAIAGAFSVTELLGTYKTINELGYNIVWTFVWIAAGYLVITLAISALFNLLERTWGVAR from the coding sequence ATGAACGTACTGACAGACAACTTCCCCACCTACTGGGAGGGTTTCCTCGGCACGGTGCAACTGACCGTCTACTCCTCTCTGCTGGCCCTGGTGCTCGGCTTCGTGATAGCCTCCTTCCGGGTCGCGCCCGTCGCCGCCCTGCGCTTCTTCGGCACGGCGTGGGTCACCGTCCTGCGCAACACCCCGCTGACCCTGTTGTTCTTCGCGGTGCTCCTCGGACTGCCCCGGTTCGGGCTCGTGCTGCCCTTCGAGGTGTTCGCGGTCCTCGCCCTCGGCTGCTACACCTCCGCGTTCATCTGCGAGGCTCTGCGCTCCGGCATCAACACCGTGCCCACCGGGCAGGGCGAGGCCGCCCGGAGCCTCGGCATGAACTTCCGTCAGACGCTGTCCCTGGTGGTGCTGCCGCAGGCCTTCCGGTCCGTGATCCCGCCGGTCGGCTCCACGCTGATCGCGCTCGCCAAGAACTCCGCGATCGCGGGCGCGTTCAGCGTCACCGAGCTGCTGGGCACCTACAAGACCATCAACGAACTCGGCTACAACATCGTGTGGACGTTCGTCTGGATCGCCGCCGGCTACCTGGTCATCACGCTCGCCATCAGTGCCCTGTTCAACCTGCTGGAGCGGACATGGGGAGTCGCCCGATGA
- a CDS encoding amino acid ABC transporter permease, which translates to MTGAASALYDIPGPATRRRHVAYGVLSTVVLLALVAWILYLLFDTGQFTSTKWMPFAYKGIQELLLRGLGNTLKAFGIAAVLSLALGGLLATGRLSEHRPVRWAATFVVEFFRAMPVLVMIFFIFVALKVQPLPALVAGLTLYNGSVLAEVFRAGVNAVERGQKEAAFALGMRKTQVMTYVLVPQAVRAMLPAIISQLVVALKDTSLGYLITYEEFLHAGKLIASNLDYDLPFIPVVMVISPIYIGMCMLLSWFAGWVSRREQRSPKTEAVVIAAAGPGTLLPGGEPPTAPRP; encoded by the coding sequence ATGACCGGGGCAGCCAGCGCGCTCTACGACATTCCGGGTCCCGCCACCCGGCGACGGCATGTCGCCTACGGCGTCCTGTCCACCGTCGTCCTGCTCGCTCTGGTCGCCTGGATCCTGTATCTCCTCTTCGACACCGGCCAGTTCACCTCCACCAAGTGGATGCCCTTCGCGTACAAGGGCATCCAGGAACTGCTGCTGCGCGGCCTCGGCAACACGCTCAAGGCGTTCGGGATCGCGGCCGTGCTCTCGCTGGCCCTCGGCGGACTGCTGGCCACCGGGCGGCTGTCGGAGCACCGGCCGGTGCGCTGGGCGGCCACGTTCGTCGTGGAGTTCTTCCGCGCCATGCCGGTGCTTGTGATGATCTTCTTCATCTTCGTGGCGCTGAAGGTGCAGCCGCTGCCCGCGCTCGTCGCCGGGCTCACCCTCTACAACGGCTCGGTGCTCGCCGAGGTCTTCCGCGCCGGCGTGAACGCCGTCGAACGCGGCCAGAAGGAGGCCGCGTTCGCCCTCGGCATGCGCAAGACCCAGGTGATGACGTACGTCCTCGTCCCCCAGGCCGTACGCGCCATGCTGCCCGCCATCATCAGCCAGTTGGTGGTGGCCCTGAAGGACACCTCGCTCGGCTATCTCATCACCTACGAGGAGTTCCTCCACGCCGGGAAGCTCATCGCATCGAACCTCGACTACGATTTGCCCTTCATCCCCGTGGTGATGGTGATCTCACCGATCTACATCGGGATGTGCATGCTGCTCTCGTGGTTCGCCGGCTGGGTGTCCCGCCGTGAGCAGCGCAGTCCCAAGACCGAGGCCGTGGTCATCGCCGCGGCCGGACCTGGGACGCTGCTGCCGGGTGGGGAGCCCCCCACGGCCCCGAGACCGTAG
- a CDS encoding CocE/NonD family hydrolase — protein sequence MGHGRTIALRTSAVGAVCGALIAGTVVGLAPAAQAAPSVRFVDIGGDGGTVLKANVVAPADADGSHRYPLIVLPTSWGLPQVEYLAQAQKLADSGYVVLTYNVRGFWQSGGQIEVAGPPDVADASKVIDWALANTPADPRHIGMAGVSYGAGISLLAAAHDKRIKAVAALSGWADLIASIYSGRTQHIQAAAVLDGAGTLTGRESPELREIFDNLYSSNLSKEQEMIDWGRKRSAATYVDQLNRNGAAVLLANAWGDTVFPVNQYADFYEKLTGPKRLELRPGDHATAEMTGLFGLPNDVWTDTGRWFDHYLKGADNGVDREQPVQLKSRSAGGYEGYPDWKSISATRRKIELAGSTTIHANIDSGADGGIVFLSSILDQIAQLPPVASIPLLPRWWAAVWQSERYGTAQQVRGTAKLHTTLTPTKESGTLIAYLYDVGPLGFGKLVTNAPYTWHGRTPGEPFDVDLDLFSTAYDVPAGHRLALVVDTVDPLYIEHNPSGAQLTFSSPSDDPSYVSVPVREQ from the coding sequence ATGGGACACGGTCGCACCATCGCCCTGCGCACCTCGGCCGTCGGAGCCGTGTGCGGGGCGCTGATCGCCGGAACGGTCGTCGGCCTGGCTCCGGCCGCACAGGCCGCCCCGTCCGTCCGCTTCGTGGACATCGGCGGCGACGGCGGCACCGTACTGAAGGCCAACGTCGTCGCGCCCGCGGACGCCGACGGCTCGCACCGCTATCCGCTCATCGTGCTGCCCACGAGCTGGGGCCTGCCCCAGGTGGAGTACCTCGCCCAGGCGCAGAAGCTCGCCGATTCCGGCTATGTGGTGCTCACGTACAACGTGCGCGGTTTCTGGCAGTCCGGCGGCCAGATAGAAGTGGCGGGTCCGCCCGACGTAGCGGACGCCTCCAAGGTCATCGACTGGGCTCTGGCCAACACGCCCGCGGACCCGCGCCACATCGGCATGGCGGGCGTCTCCTACGGCGCCGGGATCAGCCTGCTCGCCGCCGCCCACGACAAGCGCATCAAGGCGGTCGCCGCGCTCAGCGGCTGGGCCGACCTCATCGCCTCCATCTACTCCGGCCGCACCCAGCACATCCAGGCGGCGGCCGTGCTCGACGGCGCGGGCACGCTCACCGGCCGGGAGAGCCCGGAACTGCGCGAGATCTTCGACAACTTGTACTCCTCCAACCTGTCCAAGGAACAGGAGATGATCGACTGGGGGCGCAAGCGCTCCGCCGCCACCTACGTCGACCAGCTGAACAGGAACGGCGCCGCGGTCCTGCTCGCCAACGCCTGGGGCGACACGGTCTTCCCGGTCAACCAGTACGCCGACTTCTACGAGAAGCTGACCGGCCCGAAGCGCCTCGAGCTGCGCCCCGGCGACCACGCCACCGCCGAGATGACCGGCCTGTTCGGGCTGCCCAACGATGTGTGGACGGACACCGGGCGCTGGTTCGACCACTACCTGAAGGGCGCCGACAACGGCGTCGACCGCGAGCAGCCGGTCCAGCTGAAGTCCCGTAGCGCGGGGGGGTACGAGGGCTACCCGGACTGGAAGTCGATCAGCGCGACCCGCCGGAAGATCGAGCTGGCGGGCTCCACCACGATCCACGCCAACATCGACTCGGGCGCGGACGGCGGGATCGTCTTCCTGTCCAGCATCCTGGACCAGATCGCCCAGCTGCCGCCCGTCGCCTCGATCCCGCTGCTGCCCCGCTGGTGGGCGGCCGTATGGCAGTCGGAGCGGTACGGCACGGCCCAGCAGGTGCGCGGGACGGCCAAGCTGCACACCACGCTCACCCCGACGAAGGAGAGCGGCACCCTCATCGCCTACCTGTACGACGTGGGCCCGCTCGGCTTCGGCAAGCTGGTCACCAACGCGCCCTACACCTGGCACGGGCGGACGCCCGGCGAACCGTTCGACGTGGACCTGGACCTGTTCTCCACGGCCTACGACGTCCCCGCCGGACACCGCCTCGCGCTGGTGGTCGACACGGTCGACCCGCTCTACATAGAGCACAACCCGTCCGGCGCGCAGCTGACCTTCTCCTCGCCCTCGGACGACCCGTCGTACGTGTCCGTCCCCGTGCGCGAGCAGTGA